The DNA segment TCATTATCCTGTTTTTGTCGATGTAAAACTATAAATTTTCATTCTTTTCTTATACTGTATTGTCGCGTACCCCGGTAAAAATTATAAAAACCGGTAAAGACAACCTCTGAAAATCATGAAAATTGAATTAACAAATTAAATTCTAATGCGAAAAGTACTTTTATCCCTGCTTATATTTACTACCGTATACGGATGTTCATCCTCTGTTGAATCTGATAATCCCTGTTATGAGTTAGCAAAACGGTTATTACCGGATAATGCAGCTTCTTTTTTTATCTTCGAGAAGGTTCCTTCCGAGTCCGATTTTTTCGAATTGGAGCAAACAGAAGACAACAAGATTGTCATAAGAGGAAATAACGGTATATCTATAGCTCGTGGATTAAATCACTATTTGAGAAATTATTGTCATAAATCGGTATCTTGGTGCGGGAATAATTTATCGGAATTACCGGTTCCTCTGCCTCCGGTGAGAGAAAAAATAAAAATTTCGGCTTCTTTCCCCTATCGCTACTATTTAAATTATTGTACCTACAGTTATTCGATGGCTTTTTGGGACTGGAAACAATGGGAGAAAGAAATCGATAGAATGGCTCTTCAAGGTATCAACATGCCATTAGTCGCCGTTTACGGCCAATATGCGGTATGGCAGAATACTTTGCGAAGGCTGAACTTTAATGAAGATGAAATACGTAAGTTTTTACCGGGAGCCGGTTATGAAGCCTGGTGGCTTATGGGTAATCTGGAAGGTTTCGGTGGACCGGTCACACCGGAATTTATAGCACGGCAAACAGATCTGCAACACAAAATGCTGAAACGGATGCGGGAGTTGGGAATGAAACCTGTATTTCAGGGATTTTACGGTATGGTACCCAATGCCCTGAAAGAAAAATATCCCGATGCCCGTATTAAATCGCAAGGAAAGTGGTGTACTTTTCAACGTCCGGCCTTCCTGGATCCTACCGATCCGCTTTTCGAAAAGATTGCCGCAATTTACTATGACGAACAAAAAAAATTATTCGGTGAAGCGCAGTTTTTTGGCGGCGATCCTTTTCATGAGGGCGGAACCTCAGAAGGAATCGATGTGAAACTCGCCGCGCAAAAAATTTTACAATCAATGCGTAAAGTAAACCCGCAAGCCATATGGGTGCTTCAGGGGTGGCAGCGTAATCCTGCAAAAGAGCTGATAGAAGGGCTTAAACCCGGCGAAGTTATTATTCTCGATTTGATGGCCTGCGAACGTCCGCAATGGGGAGGAATAAAAACTTCCTTCTTTTATAAACCGGAAGGACACCTGAACCATCAATGGATATGGTGCGCCTTACCCAACTTCGGAGGGAAAACAGGGTTACATGGAATAATGAGCAGTTATGCCTCGGGGCCTGTCTTCGCCAAACATCATCCCATGGGGAAAAATTTGTGCGGCATCGGCACGGCTCCCGAAGGAATCGGTACCCTTCCCGTTGTATATGATATGGTGTATGACATGGCTTGGCGCACCGATAGTATACACATTCCCGAATGGATCGACAACTATACTTATTATCGCTATGGAACAGAAGATAATAATTGTAAAAAAGCCTGGAAATTATTATCCGAATCAATTTACGAATGCCATAACCAAATCGGGGGACCTGTTGAGTCTTATATCTGTGCCCGTCCAGCAGATACGATTAAGCATGCTTCGGCTTGGGGAACTACCGAGCTCTTTTATGATCCCATGAAGATTGTAAAAGCTTGGGAACTACTTTATCAGTCACGAAAAAGATTCGATCATTCTGATACTTATGAATATGATCTGACGGATGTCACTCGACAGGTATTGTCCGATTATGCCAAATATTTACATAAAGAAATGACACAGGCTTTCCAGAAAAAAGATAAAAAACGATTTATGGTGTATAGCGGGAAATTTCTGGATATTATAAAAGACGTAGACCGATTACTTACCACTCGTAAAGAATTTATGTTAGGCACTTGGTTGGCTGACGCGGAAAAAGCGGGATGCTCTCCCGAAGAAAAAAGACGATTTGTCACCAATGCCAAGAGGCAGATTACGACCTGGACAGATACGGATACAGATTTACACGACTATGCGAACAAAGAATGGAGCGGATTGCTGACCGATTTCTATCTTCCTCGTTGGGAAGCTTATGTGACCTATAAAACCGGCCTGTTATACGGGGGAAAAATGCCGTATCCCGATTATTCCAAAATGGAACAGGAATGGGTGCTTGCCAATTCGACCTACCTTACCCGTGAAAATCCGGAAGGAACTATTGCAGTCGTTGAGGATCTTTATAAACGTTACCATACAGAAATAGAACAAAATTACCAGAAAAATTGAAAGCGAACATATTCATGATAAAAGAAAGTATATCCCGATTGTTGTTATGCGGTTGCCTATTCCTGACGGGAATATCTGTATTCGCCCAAGAACCGCCATACAAACAGTCACAGTTGCCGATACAAGAAAGAGTCGACGACCTTTTAAAGCGAATGACCTTAGAGGAAAAAATCGCGCAAATCAGACATATTCATTCCTGGAATATATTCGATGGTCAAACATTGGATATAGAAAAGTTGAAATCATTTTCAAAAGGATGGGGATGGGGGTTTGTAGAAGGCTTTCCGCTTACGGGTGCAAATTGCCGTAAAAATATGCAAGCGATACAGAAATTTATGGTAGAGGAAACCCGGCTCGGAATACCGATATTCACAGTGGCGGAATCGTTACATGGCTCTGTACATGAAGGTTCTGTCATTTATCCGCAGAACGTGGCTCTTGGCAGTACCTTCAATCCCGAACTGGCCTATCGCAAGGCTGCCATGATAACAAAAGATTTGCATGCGCAGGGAATGCATCAGGTATTGGCCCCTTGTATCGATGTAGTACGCGATTTACGGTGGGGTCGCGTTGAAGAATCTTATGGAGAAGATCCTTTTCTTTGCGGTTTATTCGGAATAGCAGAAGTTGAAGGTTATTTGGATAATGGTATCTCGCCGATGCTGAAACATTACGGCCCGCACGGTAACCCGCTCAGCGGATTAAATCTGGCTTCGGTAGAATGCGGACTTCGCGATTTACACGAAGTATACCTTAAACCTTTCGAAATGGTGATTAAAAACACCCCGGTTCTTGCGGTTATGTCTACTTACAATTCATGGAATCGTATCCCGAATTCCGCTTCTGAATATTTACTGACCGAAGTACTTCGTAATCAGTTTGGGTTTAAAGGATATGTATACTCCGATTGGGGGGCAATAGAAATGTTGAAAACATTCCATCATACAGCACGTAATGGTGAGGAAGCGGCTCTTCAGGCCTTTTCCGCGGGACTCGATGTAGAAGCATCCAGTAACTGCTATCCTCTGCTGGCAAATCTTATTAAAAAAGGAAAACTGGATGAAGATATTCTGAACGAATCGGTTCGACGGGTATTGTATGTAAAGTTTAAAATGGGGCTTTTCGAAGACCCTTATGGAGAGCAGTATATCCAAAGTAAAATGCATCCGAAAGAAGGGATATTACTTTCTAAAAAAATAGCAGACGAGTCGGTCGTATTGTTGAAAAATGAGAACAACATACTACCTCTCGACGCTGAAAAACTTAAATCTATAGCGGTAATAGGCCCCAATGCCGATCAGGTACAATTCGGTGATTATACATGGAGTCGTAACAACAAAGATGGCGTTACCCCTTTAGCCGGTATCAGGCAGCTTTTGGAAGATAAAGTATCTATACATTATGAAAAAGGGTGTGATCTGGTATCATTGAATACCGGTGGAATAAAAAATGCAGTCGAAGCAGCTCGTAAAAGCGATGTAGCTATCATTTTTTGTGGTAGTGCGAGTGCGGCTTTGGCACGTGATTATAAAAGTTCTACTTGCGGAGAGGGATTCGATTTAAATGATTTGAGTCTTACTGGGGTACAGCACCGGTTAATAAAAGAGGTTTACGCAACCGGAACGCCTGTTGTGTTGGTTCTGGTTACCGGAAAACCATTCGTCATCTCTTGGGAAAAGGATCATATACCGGCTATTCTGACACAATGGTACGCCGGAGAACAAGCCGGAAATTCTATTGCCGATATTCTTTTCGGAAAAGTATCTCCATCGGGCAGACTCACTTTTTCCTTTCCCCGGAGTACCGGCCATTTACCGGTTTATTACAATTATCTTCCTTCCGACAAAGGATTTTATAAAAATCCGGGAAGTTATGAATCTCCGGGTAGAGATTACGTTTTTTCCAGTCCCGATCCCCTATTTGCATTCGGTCATGGACTTACTTATACATCCTTTGTTTACAATTCTTTAGTTACAGATAAAGAGCATTATAATCTTTCAGATACTATATATATTAAAGCCGGTATTAAAAACATAGGGAAAAGACAAGGCCGGGAAGTAGTTCAATTATATGTACGTGATAAAGTAAGCACGGTTGTTACCCCCGTAAAACAACTTCGAGATTTTAAAAAAGTAACGGTCATGCCGGGAAATACTCAAACTGTCGGGCTAAAAGTTGCAGTAAAAGATTTGTATATCGT comes from the Coprobacter tertius genome and includes:
- a CDS encoding alpha-N-acetylglucosaminidase, whose protein sequence is MRKVLLSLLIFTTVYGCSSSVESDNPCYELAKRLLPDNAASFFIFEKVPSESDFFELEQTEDNKIVIRGNNGISIARGLNHYLRNYCHKSVSWCGNNLSELPVPLPPVREKIKISASFPYRYYLNYCTYSYSMAFWDWKQWEKEIDRMALQGINMPLVAVYGQYAVWQNTLRRLNFNEDEIRKFLPGAGYEAWWLMGNLEGFGGPVTPEFIARQTDLQHKMLKRMRELGMKPVFQGFYGMVPNALKEKYPDARIKSQGKWCTFQRPAFLDPTDPLFEKIAAIYYDEQKKLFGEAQFFGGDPFHEGGTSEGIDVKLAAQKILQSMRKVNPQAIWVLQGWQRNPAKELIEGLKPGEVIILDLMACERPQWGGIKTSFFYKPEGHLNHQWIWCALPNFGGKTGLHGIMSSYASGPVFAKHHPMGKNLCGIGTAPEGIGTLPVVYDMVYDMAWRTDSIHIPEWIDNYTYYRYGTEDNNCKKAWKLLSESIYECHNQIGGPVESYICARPADTIKHASAWGTTELFYDPMKIVKAWELLYQSRKRFDHSDTYEYDLTDVTRQVLSDYAKYLHKEMTQAFQKKDKKRFMVYSGKFLDIIKDVDRLLTTRKEFMLGTWLADAEKAGCSPEEKRRFVTNAKRQITTWTDTDTDLHDYANKEWSGLLTDFYLPRWEAYVTYKTGLLYGGKMPYPDYSKMEQEWVLANSTYLTRENPEGTIAVVEDLYKRYHTEIEQNYQKN
- a CDS encoding glycoside hydrolase family 3 C-terminal domain-containing protein, with protein sequence MIKESISRLLLCGCLFLTGISVFAQEPPYKQSQLPIQERVDDLLKRMTLEEKIAQIRHIHSWNIFDGQTLDIEKLKSFSKGWGWGFVEGFPLTGANCRKNMQAIQKFMVEETRLGIPIFTVAESLHGSVHEGSVIYPQNVALGSTFNPELAYRKAAMITKDLHAQGMHQVLAPCIDVVRDLRWGRVEESYGEDPFLCGLFGIAEVEGYLDNGISPMLKHYGPHGNPLSGLNLASVECGLRDLHEVYLKPFEMVIKNTPVLAVMSTYNSWNRIPNSASEYLLTEVLRNQFGFKGYVYSDWGAIEMLKTFHHTARNGEEAALQAFSAGLDVEASSNCYPLLANLIKKGKLDEDILNESVRRVLYVKFKMGLFEDPYGEQYIQSKMHPKEGILLSKKIADESVVLLKNENNILPLDAEKLKSIAVIGPNADQVQFGDYTWSRNNKDGVTPLAGIRQLLEDKVSIHYEKGCDLVSLNTGGIKNAVEAARKSDVAIIFCGSASAALARDYKSSTCGEGFDLNDLSLTGVQHRLIKEVYATGTPVVLVLVTGKPFVISWEKDHIPAILTQWYAGEQAGNSIADILFGKVSPSGRLTFSFPRSTGHLPVYYNYLPSDKGFYKNPGSYESPGRDYVFSSPDPLFAFGHGLTYTSFVYNSLVTDKEHYNLSDTIYIKAGIKNIGKRQGREVVQLYVRDKVSTVVTPVKQLRDFKKVTVMPGNTQTVGLKVAVKDLYIVDNENKRVVEPGEFELQIGAASDNILQRKTIAVGDFEYTASEATANTVKSSKNIIIRGEIRDVQATLIDNVRIYANSSGKLLGKSDEKGRYKVEAGNHEILTFKKKGYQNIEVPVDNLEVINVRVNYGEN